GGTTCTTGCCGGAGAGGTTGCGTTGTTTGAAATATTGATGCGTCGTTATAATCAACGGCTTTATCGTGTGGCTCGCTCTATAGTAGGAGATGCGAGCGAGGCCGAAGATGTGATGCAAGATGCTTATGTGCAGGCCTATACGCATCTGAGTCAGTTTGCCGGACTCGCAAAGTTTTCTACTTGGCTGACCAAGATCGCTGTAAATGAAGCATTGGCGCGCGTCCGTAAGCGTAGGCAGTTTGTCGATATGGTCTCAACATCAAGCTCGGGGGAGGAGAAAATGAGCGCATTGGAGGCGAAGTCGCAAGATCCTGAGCAGAGCGCCTTGACGAGAGAATTAAACGCGGTGTTGGAGGCCGCAGTCGGATCATTGCCCGACGCTTACCGCTCTGTTTTCATGTTGAGGAATATAGAGGGCATGAGCACGGCCGAGACTGCGGAATGTCTCGATATAAGCGAGGAAAATGTAAAAATCCGTCTATATCGCGCACGCTACTTATTAAAGGAAGAAATAAACTCTTATGTCGGCACTGCGGCTCAAGACGCTTTCCAGTTTGCGGGCCGTCGCTGTGACCGCGTAGTGTCAGCGGTGCTTCATATAATCACCAAAAACAATTCTTTTAAAGCGGACTCAAGAGCTTAGGCTAACCGTTAAAGGGGATTTAATGCTGAACCGAGCAGACAAAATGCATAGTCGTTATTTGCCTGGAAGAGGATAATAGTTTACATAAGACTCATTATCAGACGTCAATATTGCTAAAAAGAAAGCAATGCCGAGCTGTGAAAAAACATTATCTATGCCACCCCCTTCCCCAGATACGCCCTTAACTTCGGGGAGAACTTTCGCTTTACAAGAGCCGCCTTGAGGTTCCACTCTTCGTCCCCGTCGAACTTTAAAAGAAGCCTGACCTCCCCCCCTTCCTTAACCGCGGCCGGAACTCCGTCCCTGTAAAGTACCCTGTTTTTGTAATGTGACGATACCCGCTTGCCGGGTGTGATAATGCCCGTCAAATTTAACGGGTCGGCAGCGGTTATCGAAACAAGCATCCCGTCTTTTTGTTTACGCCTCGTCTGACGAAGCCCCGTAACCGCCTCGGGCAATGCGAACTGCTCTCCCCATACCCCGTCCACAAACCTGCCTCCCCTCACCTCCCCCCTTAGCTCAAGCAGTCTCAGCACACGCACCAGCTCCCTCCAGGAAGGCGCGAAGCTCTCCCGCTCGACGAGCCTGCGGAACAATACCCCGTATCTCCTGAGGAGCGCCATAGCCAGAGCCTGCATATCTTCCTTCGACTTCTCATCCTGCCCTTCCCCGGTATGTATGAGCGACCACCTGCCCGCCCCTTCCATATCGAAGCTTATTCTCTTTCTCCGCCGCCCCTTGGCAGTTCTATATTTTGAGCTTACGAGGAGCGCCCTGAGACCCGTGTAGCTGTCGGATGTGATAATGCCGTTTGCCACAAGCTCGGTTATCGCATTTTCAACCTCCACCCTGAGCCCCTTTGTCCCCTCAGCTATTTCCTCGAAGAAGGACGCGCCTCTGGTTTTGAGAAAAGCCAATACTTCCTCCGCCCGTCCTGACAGATTTTTCGCGCCGGTACCCGCATGAGGAGTTAACCTCTTCCACATTTCAAGGTTGGCCCTTTTCACTATCGTAACGGGAGTGGTCTTGATCGGTCCGGGTTTCCCGATTCCGTTGCCGTTAGCGGGTTTAAATCTCCCCCACAAAACGCTTCCGGAAAGGCATAACGTATCGAGCCACGCGTGATCATAGTCCGCCATTCTCGAGGACAACAAGTCTCCCTCCCACGCGGCCGCAGAGGCCTGAAAGCCCTCCAGCTTGTCGAGCATCCCTTTAAGGGCCTCCACGCCTTCGGGCCTATCCCCAGAGTCCAGCCCGTGCCACGAGAAAAGAAACCGCATATAATCAGCCGCCGTAACAGGCTCTATCTCCTTACGCAGCTTGCTCAGGGTGTATTTATGAATGCGCGCGAGAAGCCTCCTCTCGCACCACTCAAGCCCTTTTGCCCCGGGGGTAAAACTTCCCCTGAAAACAAATCCCTCTCCCTCGAGCGAAATCAGCGCCTTATCCACGCCCGAGACCGGAACGCCGAGCGCTTCCGAAATCCCGGCAGCCGTAACCGGGCCTAAAGACTCAAGCCTTCCCCTTATTATTTCAACAAGCGCCTCCTCCTTCGATATAGCCGTCCCTTTCAATTTTTCCGGAATATTAATTTCCGGAACGGTTATTGAATCCGGGAGGACGATATTTATCTGTCTTAATCTCTCGGCGGCCACCCATAATTTATTCCCTTCCCCGGTCTCGAGCACGGTCGCCCTGTTTTGTCCTATAAGTTCTTCAAAGTAAGGCTGCCAACCCCCGGCTGCATCTCCTCTTTCTCCCTCCTCTTCTGTCAAAAATCCGCACAGCGCCAGCGCGTCATGCAGCTCATCGGCGTTTTCCGCTTGCGGCCATGCCTCCTCTCTCACGGTTCTTACGGCTTCTATATCCAGATCACCCAGCCCGGCGGCTTCGGAGGGGTCAAGCCACCTCCTGTTCTGAACGGCATGGGTCCTTCTTTCTTCGAGCGGAGCGTCGTCGAGAAAGGCGTAAGGCCTTGCGTTCAATATCTGCTCCGAGAGGGGCGAGGGCTCTCTCAGGTCGCGCGCTATCAGCTCTATTTTTCCCGAATGTATATCGGTCAGTAACGCTTCGAGGTTTTCTATGTCCATAGCCTCGTACAGGCAGTCGTATATTGTTTGATTTACAAGCGGGTGATCGGGTATTTCCCTTTCTCCCGTTATATTTTCAAGGCACGCTATCTGATCGGGAAATACCTGAGCGATGAGGTCTTCCGAATGTATGCGCTGCACCGCCGGAGGGACCTTTTTCCCGGTCCACCTCCTCAGCACGGCAAGGGCGGTACTGGCGTTCCAGCGCCATCTGACCTCGAACATCGGAGCGTCCAGGAGCGCCTGCGTCAACACCTCCCTTACCGTATTCGGATGAAGGTAATAATAGACCTCCTCTAACGGGAAGCTGTGCGTAGCTCCGAGGCTCAATATTATCGAATCCTCCGTAGCCGCCGCCTGAAGCTCAAAGTTGAACTTTCTGCAGAAGCGCTTTCTTAACGCAAGCCCCCACGCCCGGTTCATTCTGCTTCCGAAAGGCGAATGCACTACGAGATGCATAGCCCCCGCCTCGTCGAAAAACCTCTCCAGTACCAGCCTCTTCTGTGTCGGAATCACCCCTAATGCGGCTTTTACCGCCGCCATATATGTAACCAGCTGGTCTGCGGCATCCAAACCCAGGCCGGCCCCTTCCGTGAGCCGCTTAAGCGCCTCCTGCTTCCAGTCCTCATCCTGAAGACTGTCCAGTAATTCCCCCTTTTTTATAAGGCTTTTTATATCCCCCAGTCTTTCCGATATCTCTTCTCTTAGTCTCGAGACGGCTGCCGAGAACTCGGGGCTTCTCCCCGGTGCTTCACCGAACCAGAAAGGAATTGTCGGCGGAAGGCCGCCCGCGTCCTCCACCCTTACCTTGCCGCCGTTTACCTTCAGTATCCTCCAGGAGTGGTTTCCCAGGAGAAAAATATCTCCCGGCACGCTCTCTATGGCGAAATCCTCATTTACTGTTCCTATAAAGGTGCCCGTAGGCTCGAGTACCACATCGTAGTCAAAGCTGTCGGGTATTGTGCCGCCCGAAACTATCGCCGCGAGGCGGGCTCCTTTTCTAGCCCTTAGCCGTCCGTTCACCATATCGTGGTGTATGTAAGCCCCCCTTCTGCCCCGGCGCGCCGAAAACCCCTGACTCAGCATCTTTATTACTTCATCGAATTCTCTTCTTTCAAGCTCTCTGTACGGGTAAGCCCTCACAAACATTTCGTATAATTCGTCTTCCCCGTACTCTCTGCATGAAACCTCGGCCACTATCTGCTGGGCGAGCACGTCTAGGGGTTTTTCCGGCATTATCAGGCTGTCTAGCTCCCCCCGCTTCACTGCGTCAAGGAGCGCGGCGCACTCCACAAGCTCGTCCAGGCTAAGAGGAAATATTTTCCCTTTGGGCGTGCCCCTCACCGTGTGCCCCGAGCGCCCTACCCTCTGTAGAATAGTGGCAATGGACTTGGGAGATCCTATCTGGCAGACGAGATCGACAGAGCCTATATCTATCCCCAGCTCGAGCGACGCCGTGGCCACTATCGCCTTCAGCTCTCCCGATTTCAGCTTTCTCTCCGCATCGAGTCGGAGCTCCTTAGATATACTGCCGTGATGGGCCGCCACAGCTTCCTCGCCCAGCCTTTCCGTGAGGTTATGAGTCATTCGCTCGGCAAGCCGCCTGGTGTTTACAAATATGAGTGTAGTCCTGTGAGTATTTATTAATTCCTCTATCCTTTTATAGACCTCTCCCCAAACCTCGTTCGACATTACCGCTGTGACAGGGGAGCGGGGAACCTCTACCGAGAGATCAAGCTCTCTCCTGTGCCCGGCGTCGATTATTGTACAGTCGATGCCATCGTTGTTTTCCCCTCCGCCTGTAAGAAACCGGGCTACCGTTTCTATCGGCTTTTGCGTGGCCGAGAGCCCTATGCGCACAAGCTCTTTTGAGGTAAGGGTGTTTAATCTCTCGGCGGACAGTGACAAATGAGAGCCGCGCTTGCTCCCCACAAGAGCGTGTATCTCATCTACTATCAGCGTGTGCGCCTCAGAAAGCATTTCCCTCCCGTTTTTACTCGTAAGTATCAGATAAAGGGATTCAGGCGTGGTAATTAGTATATGGGGAGGGTTCTTGGTCATCCGGGTGCGAGCCGATGAAGGAGTATCGCCCGTTCTGACCTGCGCCCTTATTCCGGTCTCGGGGAGGCCTGCCTTCCGGAGCTCCTCCTGTATTCCGCCAAGCGGCTTTCGGAGGTTGTTTTCTATGTCGTTACTAAGGGCTTTAAGGGGCGATACGTACACTATCTGGGTCTTATCCGGGAGTTTTCCCTCAAGACCCTTTTTAACCAAATCGTCTATCGCCGAGAGAAAAGCGGAAAGCGTCTTACCTGACCCTGTGGGCGCTGAAATTAGCGTGTTCTTACGCTTTTTAATCTCCGGCCATGCCCTCTCCTGGACCTCGGTAGGGGCTTCAAACTCCCTCTTAAACCAGGAGGCGACCGCGGGATGAAATTCACTCAGTATCATGGCAGTGTGATAAGTGTAGCCTGTTTTTCAATATTATAGTGTATACGAGCCGTTTTTTAACCGGAAACTTGACGGCTGTGATAAACTCATTCCTATGGCAGGCGGGTTTAAAATCAGAAGCGAGTTCTCCCCGACCGGGGATCAGCCGGAGGCAATCAAAGAGCTTACCGAAGGCGTGCTCCGGGGAGACAAGCATCAGGTGCTGCTCGGTGTAACCGGAAGCGGAAAAACGTTCACCATAGCAAATGTCATCGCCAATGTGGGCCGCCCTACCCTCATAATAGCGCACAACAAGACCCTCGCCGCCCAGCTCTACGGCGAGCTCAAGGAGCTTTTCCCGGAAAATTCCGTCAGATACTTCGTAAGCTACTACGATTATTACCAGCCCGAGGCATATATACCCTCGACGGACACCTACATCGAAAAAGACGCGCAGATAAACGAGCATATAGACAGACTCCGGCACGCCTCGACCACTTCGCTCTTCGAAAGACGTGACGTGATTATAGTGGCGAGCGTATCCTGCATATACGGGATAGGCGCCCCGGAGCATTACTACGGACTCCTGACGATGCTCGAGGAGGGCATGGAGCTCGACAGGGACAAGCTCCTAGAAAAACTCTCGGAGGTGCAGTACGAAAGGACCGGGGTTGACCTCTACCGCAGTAGCTTCCGCGTTAAGGGGGATATCGTGGACGTCTTCCCCTCTCACCACGACAACACGGCGCTCAGAATAGAGTTCTTCGGCGACCAGGTGGATTCAATAAAAGAAATCGACCCGATCAGAGGCAAGACTCTGAGAGAACTAAAAAAAGCGGCTATTTATCCGGGCTCCCACTACGTAGCCCCCAAGTACAGGCATGAAATGGCGATTGAAAACATCAAGAAGGAGCTTGAAGAGAGGCTCGAGTACTTAGAAGCGCGGGGAATGACGCTTGAAAAGCAGAGGCTTGAGGAAAAGACCAGGTTCGACCTCGAGCTTCTTTCCAATATGGGTTTTTGCTCGGGGATCGAAAACTACTCTAGGCACATA
This genomic stretch from Deltaproteobacteria bacterium harbors:
- a CDS encoding DEAD/DEAH box helicase → MILSEFHPAVASWFKREFEAPTEVQERAWPEIKKRKNTLISAPTGSGKTLSAFLSAIDDLVKKGLEGKLPDKTQIVYVSPLKALSNDIENNLRKPLGGIQEELRKAGLPETGIRAQVRTGDTPSSARTRMTKNPPHILITTPESLYLILTSKNGREMLSEAHTLIVDEIHALVGSKRGSHLSLSAERLNTLTSKELVRIGLSATQKPIETVARFLTGGGENNDGIDCTIIDAGHRRELDLSVEVPRSPVTAVMSNEVWGEVYKRIEELINTHRTTLIFVNTRRLAERMTHNLTERLGEEAVAAHHGSISKELRLDAERKLKSGELKAIVATASLELGIDIGSVDLVCQIGSPKSIATILQRVGRSGHTVRGTPKGKIFPLSLDELVECAALLDAVKRGELDSLIMPEKPLDVLAQQIVAEVSCREYGEDELYEMFVRAYPYRELERREFDEVIKMLSQGFSARRGRRGAYIHHDMVNGRLRARKGARLAAIVSGGTIPDSFDYDVVLEPTGTFIGTVNEDFAIESVPGDIFLLGNHSWRILKVNGGKVRVEDAGGLPPTIPFWFGEAPGRSPEFSAAVSRLREEISERLGDIKSLIKKGELLDSLQDEDWKQEALKRLTEGAGLGLDAADQLVTYMAAVKAALGVIPTQKRLVLERFFDEAGAMHLVVHSPFGSRMNRAWGLALRKRFCRKFNFELQAAATEDSIILSLGATHSFPLEEVYYYLHPNTVREVLTQALLDAPMFEVRWRWNASTALAVLRRWTGKKVPPAVQRIHSEDLIAQVFPDQIACLENITGEREIPDHPLVNQTIYDCLYEAMDIENLEALLTDIHSGKIELIARDLREPSPLSEQILNARPYAFLDDAPLEERRTHAVQNRRWLDPSEAAGLGDLDIEAVRTVREEAWPQAENADELHDALALCGFLTEEEGERGDAAGGWQPYFEELIGQNRATVLETGEGNKLWVAAERLRQINIVLPDSITVPEINIPEKLKGTAISKEEALVEIIRGRLESLGPVTAAGISEALGVPVSGVDKALISLEGEGFVFRGSFTPGAKGLEWCERRLLARIHKYTLSKLRKEIEPVTAADYMRFLFSWHGLDSGDRPEGVEALKGMLDKLEGFQASAAAWEGDLLSSRMADYDHAWLDTLCLSGSVLWGRFKPANGNGIGKPGPIKTTPVTIVKRANLEMWKRLTPHAGTGAKNLSGRAEEVLAFLKTRGASFFEEIAEGTKGLRVEVENAITELVANGIITSDSYTGLRALLVSSKYRTAKGRRRKRISFDMEGAGRWSLIHTGEGQDEKSKEDMQALAMALLRRYGVLFRRLVERESFAPSWRELVRVLRLLELRGEVRGGRFVDGVWGEQFALPEAVTGLRQTRRKQKDGMLVSITAADPLNLTGIITPGKRVSSHYKNRVLYRDGVPAAVKEGGEVRLLLKFDGDEEWNLKAALVKRKFSPKLRAYLGKGVA
- the uvrB gene encoding excinuclease ABC subunit UvrB, with amino-acid sequence MAGGFKIRSEFSPTGDQPEAIKELTEGVLRGDKHQVLLGVTGSGKTFTIANVIANVGRPTLIIAHNKTLAAQLYGELKELFPENSVRYFVSYYDYYQPEAYIPSTDTYIEKDAQINEHIDRLRHASTTSLFERRDVIIVASVSCIYGIGAPEHYYGLLTMLEEGMELDRDKLLEKLSEVQYERTGVDLYRSSFRVKGDIVDVFPSHHDNTALRIEFFGDQVDSIKEIDPIRGKTLRELKKAAIYPGSHYVAPKYRHEMAIENIKKELEERLEYLEARGMTLEKQRLEEKTRFDLELLSNMGFCSGIENYSRHISGRLPGQPPWTLLDYFPEDFLLVIDESHQMIPQLKGMYEGDRSRKLSLVEHGFRLPSALDNRPLNFPEFEKRINQIIYVSATPGSYEIEKAEGVITEQIIRPTGLADPGVEIRPADRQVDDLLEEIQKRTAAGERVLVTTLTKRMAEDLTEYYRELGIRVRYLHSDIDTLERIGIVRDLRLGKFDVLVGINLLREGLDIPEVSLVAVLDADKEGYLRSETSLIQIFGRAARNVNGSVILYADRVTSSMGNAISETNRRRRIQEEYNREHGITPTSIRKSVTD
- a CDS encoding RNA polymerase sigma factor, which encodes MNIQMDMSEITDEEVVKRVLAGEVALFEILMRRYNQRLYRVARSIVGDASEAEDVMQDAYVQAYTHLSQFAGLAKFSTWLTKIAVNEALARVRKRRQFVDMVSTSSSGEEKMSALEAKSQDPEQSALTRELNAVLEAAVGSLPDAYRSVFMLRNIEGMSTAETAECLDISEENVKIRLYRARYLLKEEINSYVGTAAQDAFQFAGRRCDRVVSAVLHIITKNNSFKADSRA